Genomic DNA from Polypterus senegalus isolate Bchr_013 unplaced genomic scaffold, ASM1683550v1 scaffold_3827, whole genome shotgun sequence:
TGAATACCAATGTCTCTGGGCCTCCCAGCAGCGTCTCCTCGTGGCCcccatgttatccagcagggttgcactggaagactccaattcccatgagtccctgctggaatttggggcccctCCATGATGAAGAGATGGCTCCACCTGGCGTCCTGGGATGATTGGCCAGCCATATCTCACACCGTCcacactcctattacctgctcttcctctgctgtttaagggtttactgttcttatggtgggctattcttGTCTCACTGCCCTTCCCACTACATGctggtttttctttgtttccctcaatacagctaggtggggtctgcacactgattcaagcctaagacccTTATTCTTCCATaacccctgtgattttcatggccACACCTGTCcgaacacagtagaatctcttttcttatttttggatATCTTTCCAGGCTTGCAGGTGCAACattgtctataaattgtttgtgcctgagatggaatcagagagcAATACGGCTGGTAGGAAATAACAAAGCGCAGTGTCTGAGATTATTggatgaaatattgaaggcattcattataagcacattgtcattGGAGCAGGAGATGGTGTGTGCTGTacacatttagagtaaaaaaccctcacaccttaaaattcacctaaatttcttACTAATTGgccaattaaaggaaaaaagtgcCAACACAGTCAAATGACAGAATGTTCAACCAGACAAAAACAAAGAGTAAAGTGTGTTGTGAGCTTCCACGACAATTAAACCCAAACCTGTTAAGTGTAAAGTTCTGTCTCATTGGTACacaaactaaactccatagtagctctttaaccataattacaaaaactgaaactaaaattacattcatataaaaatacaaatgcatttgtaaagtaaaaatacacaaaGGAAAACTAAAAATCATGTTAGAATATAGAAATTTAAACAATTCCTAAATAGGCACAAATATACTAACCTTGGGCTGAGGCTTCAAATCTTTTTtggcacaaatagaaagaaagcctcaaagcttCACAAGACTTTGTTTACCCAGCACTACAAAGCGTCTAACAAGTGCAGAAGCTAGCAACTCCAATTTTAGTGTCGCACAGGGTATTTTCCagttggagctcaggcaggtaaAGCCACTTGCTTGGGGTCACAAAGTGGGGACAGCAGTGCATTGTGAGCCCACACAGCTTCAGGGTTTCCTGTGTTCATGGTGCCATTGTAACCTGGTTGTTAGATGAACAGATTTGCACACAGTAGCCTTGTGCCCGAGGTCTGCTGGAATGGCTCCAGGATCCTCAGGACCTCCTTTATtaggatattaaaaaaaacaaagggcgGAAACCATACAATAAAGACGATAGGTTATAATGTGCAGGCTTATGTCCCAGTGCCTACCATTTTCCTCTGTAATATGCATGGATGACTCACCTGAAACTCCAATTTTGCCCCCTCCTTATTGCTCAGTCAAACTCACTTGACAAATAGCATTACCAGGGGGATTGAGAGCTCAAAGCAATGCTACATAGGACTTCAAGTGGATCATACTGAACATTTCACTTCTTTAAAAAGAGTTGGTTTTCGGGGACCTCCTGTATACGAGCCATTGACTGGGTTGTAGGcaattatgaatttaaaaatgtatccacTGCTGAAGGAAACCAAACATCGTGACTTAAAGTGAGAGTGGCACAACACTAGAAGTGCCATTTCATTTGGAATGGCAAACTGGTGACAGGCCAGCACTACCAGCAgcagagttgcagtagtccagacattgGGCTACACAGTCAGCTATGATCTCACCTTAATGTTGTGCGACAGAGCGAGTCTTCACAATGAGGAAATGTTTCAACATAGTCATGTAACGACAGGAAGTTATCATACACCATCCTTAATGTTGATTAGGCACATGTTGGCGAGAATTAGCCAAGCATAAAGACAGTGTGCTAATCAGACTGAAGGAGCTCAAGTTCGTGAGGTACTCTCCGGTTGGTGGCATTTTAACAGACTTCCAAGTCATTTCAGACCATGCCATCTGCCACAGGTACATTTTTGCACCATAGCACTGATAAATACACAAGACTGGATGATGGGACCTAGTGAGGTGGGATAGAGGGGCACTGATTGAGATATCAAGCCATGCCAGCCTTAGAAGGCACACTGGTGCCTTTGCTAAGCCAATGTGTGACACCAATAAGAGAAAGATGCCCCCAAAAAACACATGCATGTCAGCTCAAAGCCTCCATGTGATCGATAGAGCCATTCAGGATATAGAGGGTAACTCACACATCCCAGCGTTCAGTAAAGCAGTCCTGCACAAGCAGACACTTGTCAGACAAGCCATTAAAAGCACTCCATGAGAACATTTGTCAAAGACGGGATAAGAAAAGGAGGCCAGCTATGAATGATTAAACAAAATGGTGCCAACTCCAGCAAACCACCCATTTCATAATAAATGAAAGTCAACAGCTGGAGCTTGGACACCAGACCCACAGGTTTATAGCGCTTTAATTGAACACAAGATTCCAACCATTCATGAAAAGCCtttattaaaatttcagattCACTTTCTGGCTGTTCAACCGCCTAACAACAACTACAGCCAAAATCAGGACCACCATCAACATGGCAGCTGCAGCTCCCAGCACCAGGTATCCAGTGGGAAAAGAGGCTGTGGGAGGAAGACAAAGGACATTTACTCTCCAAGCCATCCAGTTAAGGATCAGCCAAGGCCACAAGCAGAACTCAGTCCTACACCAGTAGGAGGATCAAGATGGTTACCTTTCTGCTCCAGTCTGGATGTTGGCACCTGGTCAGCCTCAAAGAGCACAGGACCACTGTGAAGGAGCACATTCTTCCTGAAAGCAGCAATTTGTACCAACTTGTCTGCAGCTCTGCCAGATCCTGAAAACAAAGTGGTAGGGTTTAGTTTTACACTCCGAGCCCCCTTTACAAGGCAGAAACAGATTTCACATCCCAGGTCTGTGAGACAAGAAGTTCCCATACCACTCTGCATAGCTTCAATTACAAGGCACCGAATTAGAAACACTGATGCCATTTTCTAACAAAGACCCCACAGCCAAACTGCCACAGGCTACTCACTTCTTGCAGGGCAGCTCTCAGTACAGGGGTCAGTGGCAGAGGGATAGCAGGCAGCAGcaacacagtagatgaagatcTGCAGAGAAATTGAGATCACATCACTAGGAACCCAACCAGCAGAAATACTTGAAGGCCAAAGCAAGGGCAGGAAGTCTATCAAGCAAAACCACAAGGCAGGATTCCCCTTTGCCACAAAACCCACCTTCTCAGCCAAGGCTTGCTGAGCTACCGGATCCAAAAAAGCAAACATCTCAAACACAAATCTCTTGTAATGACTTGGGTTGGCCactccagatgtgctgtccaCAGTCACCAAGCTGGTCAAATAGTTGTCTCCCGAGTATGGGCACCTGGGACAAACAGACCCCCAGTTAGCACTGAACAGCCAAGCCCTCCTCAACCTCACAGTGAGGCACCTACCCATTCACCAGAAGGCTCCACTGGGGCTGACTAGAAGCAGAAGGTCCTGGGGTGACCCAGCAGTCCCCAAGTGTCAGCACAAGGTTAGGGTCAGTCCTGTTCACGATGTGCACTTCCACAGCCACAGGATCCCTCAGAGTTTTGGTCACAGGGTAGTCAGCATCCACATAGTAGGAGCCATAGGAGGAATCTGACCATGGAAAGAAGAGGCATTAGTGGAGAAAACACACCCTAACCACATGATCCTCTCATCTCCAAGGGCATCAGGCATTTAAAACACCTTAGTCATTCTAATAATCAGATCTAACCAACAAGGACAAACACCAAGTACCTGTTGCAATGACCAATTCCAGGTCAAATGGCCCTTGCtctactactggaagaggtggcgccacagtatacacctcagcctccacttgcacatcctggcttcccgagtaggtgcactggaagaataacCTGAGGAGAGAAACACCACATCATAGCATGTACAGCACATTTAGGGTTAGAGGAAGCAGGTTCAGAAGCCTTACTTGTAGACACTGTCCCTGGTGATGGAACCCTCTGGACCAGTCCTCACAGTGATGGCAGCAGACATGGTGTTCTGGTAAGTCACATTGCCACCAGCCAGCTGAAAATAGGGACATTAGAATTAGTGCTGGCCATGAAGTCGGTGCAGGGTTGGTGTTCCATTTCTAGATCATCAGCAACAAATTTAACTGTCCTCAAAGTTGTCTGACCATACAGACTGCAAACTGCCCTAGTTAAAGGAGATGAGATTTCCTATTCTGTAGTATAGGATTAGAACACCCAGCAGATGCCATCAGGTCTAATACATAACATTTTATTACTGATCACTCAAGAACCATAGCAAGCGTAAGATCCCACTACTCCTACATATCCCCCAGATGGAGTCTCACCTGAACTGTGCTGCCACAGGCACTGACTGGAAACTGGTACATGACAAAGCTGGACAGGCTGGTCACAGGGCTGCAGCTGGGGGAACTACTGTCCACCAACTGGATGGACCCAAGATCCAAGGGAGGAAGGGTCACATTCTcagacaccaccaccacaaactggCCATCCAGAGTGCACTGCACAGTCACTGGATAAGACAAACAAGTATGATTAACCAGTAGCAGCCACCTTTGCTCACACACCCCACAACCACTCACCATCATTGGCATAGTAGCATGGACTTGTGCTGCTGCCGAAATCGTAGCAACAGTTGTTGGCTTCACAGTCAGCTTGAGTGATGGAGGAAGACCCTCCACAAGGGAGCTTCTCACCGGCTGCAACTACACATCTCTCAGCAACACTCCCAGATCGGCGAGCTGCGATGGTCATAAAGCCCAATTAAAAGACGACAGAGACACAAGCGGTGTAACAGTAACAGAAGAGTAACAAACCTGGTTTAGGGCATGTGAAGGTTTTCAGATTTGATTGAGATCCAACAGCAACAGTCACAACGTATTGAGAGCCCTAAAGTGAACAAGAGGCTCAAAACCACAAGACACACAACTTAATTAAAAACGGCAACCAACGGCTGAAGCGTTAGCGCTACTCACCTTTTCAGACGCATAACCGTACGGGGAAGAAAAGGGCACCGTTAGTGTGGGGCGACCAGCCATTACACGGAGGACAACTCCTGGGAGATTGTTGGTTACCTTTACGAGTCCACCACtcgtttctgaaaaaaaaaaaatagaagtagaCGATATATACTGGAAAACGCAGGCGGTGACAAGTCCCAATGCTCTACACCCCACACTTACTCTGGAGATAAACCGTCGGAGAGCCTGCAAATGACAGCGTCATCGTCTTGTCCCCGTCACATTTATTTGTCACGTCTCCGGACGCTGCAAAAACAAACTGCACACCCGTCCAGCAAACGACCATCCAGAAAAGACACCAACAATCCAAACGCGCCATGCTGTTAATGCGCCAAACAGAAACACGACATAAACGAAAGAGCGCGAGCGCAGGTTTAAATCCTCATCGGCGGCGTGCGCAGGTGACTCGTTAGTGAAAATGCGCGAGAATGGAGCGCGGGAAATAGGGGGCACTCACTCTGCTCGTGCGGCTTTATTGAGCAATCAGCACGTCACGGCATCGGACTGATCCCTCCAATCGAAGTCCGTGTAGAAGTGGCCGCTCTGCGGGGCGATGTGTCTGTTAATTTAATGAGGGAAATCAGGAAACATCAACTAAGAAAAGGAGACGAGAAACGTGACAACTACGAGTAGCCTATTTCTAAAAGGGAGACTTTGAAAAGTTTGGGAATGATTCGTGAAGTAAgtactaataaataaatcaaaagaacgggggtgttataaaaaaaaaataaaaaacgttttaatatttttgaatttggGAAAGTAAATGAATAGAAGTCAAATCTGCggtattatttaatttgtaatttattgcGGATATgatgtagaagaaaaaaatcctccatatagcgccttttgacAAAATGTTTCGTGATCATCATACACTGCTTTATttcagcttttaaaaacaactatttCCAAATTTCCTCATTCTCTCTTCATTTTTTAGCACTTCATCTTAAcgcttttttcatttcattgtttagCACGAAtgttctacagggtggtccagatctaattttgcagatccagatcgtctggatgactttgatttatgcggggacgattccagttcgactcgaagatgattcttcatgtcgtcagttcgcacacttctcgatggtccgggatttttcgggtgattttctgtgtaataaacttactATAACGTAATCCTCGGCTTTAACGGGCAAATTTATGATGCACCTCGTTAACGTATGCAGTCTCGTACCAGTGCATCACCGCGCTGTAAATCCAGTTATTAAGATATTTTCATTACCTGAGAGGAATAAAGAGGATTTATTGAGacttaagtaataataataataataataataataataattataatattattattattattattattattattattattattattattattattaataacatatGTCTTATTACACCAGACACgtgcaaataatacaaaataaaaaagaaataagaaaatggcATGTGCAGCCGTTTATTTGAGCTTATTTTAAGGCTCCAGATCTAGTATGAAAAATGAGCTGTACTTCATCACCCTGTTCTGGTCATTTCTACCACTTGGTTTAAATATGTCATTCACTAAGCAGtcactaggtggcagtgtgagtTCAAGAAAAGACCATCGCAAGGCAACATCTGAACAGAAACTTTGAAATCACCACTGACATGTGCGACGTTTTCAAAGGTAAGTTTATTTTTCTGATATAGCTTGGCATCAGAGGGTTTTTTGAACAAAATTATTACACTAAGTAGCAAGAAATAAGTATGAAgaactttctttttaaacatgCTCCACCATAAGGCTCAGGAATCACTTAACAGTAAAATAATTCACTaacactgatttttcaaatgtttgatcACAAAACATTGGATTCTTCAtgaaaatacaaatactgtaatcCACACTATGAATGTGTTGTGACTTCACTTTACACTCACAAGCcacattattaggtacaccttgctagtagctggttggacccccttttgcatTCAGAACTGCCGCAATTCTTCATGGCgtggattcaacaaggtgctgcaaACATTCCTCTGGGATTCTCCTCCATATTGTCATCACTTAATGCTGTGGATTAGTCGGCTACACATTcatgatgcgaatctcctgtTCCAACACTCCCCAAAGATGgtttattggattgagatctggtgactgtggaggccatttgagcacAGTGAGCTCATTATAAACCAGTTTGAGattatttgagctttgtgacatggcacatggagatagccatcagaagatgatggtcataaagggatggacatggtcagcatcAACACTCACGTAGACTATGCCCCATTGATACTAAGGACCCCAAAGAGTGCCAAGAAAATCTCCCCCCACAACACCACCAGTCTGAACCGCTAATGCAAAGCAGGATGGATCACTTCATTCATATTGTTGATCAGACCaactgaatgtcacagcagaaatcgagactcataagaccaggcgacatttttccagtcatctgttgtccaattttggtgaccccaggtgtgaattgtagcctcagtggcctgttcttagctgacaggaatggcacccgctgtggtctccttctgttgtagcccacctgcttcaagatttcaacgtgttgtgcattctgagatgctcttctgcatacctcagttaaAACGAGTGAtaatttgagttactgttggCTCCCCATCAACAATCAACAAGCAGTATTAACAAGGGTTATGGCAAAGCGCTAGTGATGGTAAAATAATACCGAAGCGTTGAAGCTTGTGCCATTCAATCAGAAGCGTATTGAGTCGAATCACTCTGTCAAAACACTGGTGACCTGTAACGTTTGAAGCTTCGAACTTCATCGGTTCTCCACAGCgcgcttcattggtttgacagcTTTGGCGCTAAATGAACAGGTAGCctatttgtataaaatatatatctaaTTCAACAATGTTGAGTTTTGAAAGATTTGGAAACAGACGACGACTAACGGCGGTAAACAGCGCTCAAAAggtaaacaatttaaaagaacaaTTACCTTAGCGGAATTAAATGAACtcagacttccatccatccattatccaacctgctatatctaactatagggtcacggaggtctgctggagccaatcccagccaacacaggcgcaaggcaggaaacaaatcccgggcggGCGCCAGCCACCGCAGTAAACTCAGACTTTTCTGACGTTTTCCTAGTGACTTGTGGCTGAAATAGCGAGTGCCGCTTTACTTGAGCTCCTGAGAGCTTGCCTCGACCTCAGGtaaccaccagatgtcgctgttcaTACTGGGGGTgaggcaaggttattatagttaacgaaaactaaaatcaaaactgaaactattaaaagacattttcgtaaactgaaataaaataacttaccaaatatttgaaattacattttagaagcaaaaacgaaaatgaaaggaattttcagattttgaaatttgaatttagaaattaaaattttaaatgtgggaaaataaggtattttttaattctaaggtaacaaatagcagtcatacacatacttttctggattttttgtgattcaaataatgaaagtgtaatagctcaaaaacaacaaagcagACGCATTTATAGCTTTTGTCACCTTTTTCTCCAAATGTGTGTCAGAGTGTCTCGACATCCCGAGATTTACTCGGcacaaaactttctaacatttctcGCTGAAAACCCTCTCGCTTCTCTGTGTTTatataatacgtgctaccttacgcaaaatatgctcatcaatttgttacagattctaggtggccatgattccacaccaaggaaaaaggtgcccaatgtaaatcgttcataatgtctccaaaatatatttgtttacttACAGACAGGTACTacataactgttttatacaaaatccttaattCAACAGATGCGAGCCTCAATTAGGATTTGAACTCGCGTTAGCGAACATTATCGCTGTTGCATGTTCAATTCCTTTTACGCTTCGAGCCAAAGCGGATCAGTAGATGAGCGGCTGCCCAAATCGACTGCAgactgcgcagatatcaatgacgtcattacgctaatGCGCCTGAAAATCACGTGACGGGTTCATTTGAAACAAGCCTTGAAGCGGCGCTTCGAGATCCAGTGCTTCAAAAGCTCGACACAGTTTCGAAACGTCAGTATCGAACGGCCAATCACTTAGAAATCAGTTAACATCAAGGAAGAAAAGAAGACGAGCAACGTGACAACTACGAGTATTTCTAAAAGGGTGACTTTGTAAGGTTTGGGAATGACCCGTCAAGTAAgtactaataaataaatcaaaagaaagggGGTCTTGCCGAAGGTCTTTCAAAAATTACCAAACgtgttaattataattatattttaaaaatttggaaacTCAATGACTGCAGAAGTTAGACCAGTCgtattattttaattgaaataaattgcGGAAAAgatgatgtaaaagaaaaaaaaaaaaaaaaaaactccatatagagccttttgacaaaaaagaaattaatgtaTCGTGCTCGTACACTGCTTTGGTTCAACTTTTTTTAACAACTATTTCCCAATTTcctctttctcttttcatttttagcacTTCATCTTAGcagtttatttcatttcattgttttgcaCGGATATTCTAGTATTTGAGATGATTTTCCCGACTACGGCGAATCCTAGCAATTAACGGGCAAATTTATGATGCACCTCGTTAACGTATGCAGTCGCGCATCAGTGCGTCACCGTGCTGTGAATCCAGCTATTAAGATACTTTCATTAGTTGTAGGGAATAAAGGggatttttgaaatttattttacttaacaTGGTGTTCAGGCCCCTCTGGCCATCGTTTAAATTCCGCCCTTGAATTTCGCTGTTTCGCCCCAATTTTGTTTCACACTCACAACGGCACTGCGATGTCTTCGGAAAGAAGAACAGGCGGCTCGTCTTTTCAAAAGTGAAAGTTTCTTATAATGATGCGTGTGCCTGTCATTTCTTTTGCGTTTGTCCCTGAAACAGTCGGTGTCCGAATTTAGCTGATATTAAGGACGTTTTTGTATTCAGTTATTTAATTACGATGTAGTGTTAACCAATTGTACATTTTCACAAGTTTATTTATTTCCACTGATGggttaataacaaaaacatttgtcAATCAACAACTTGGCAGTGGTGCAGAGCATGAGGGACATTCTGGAATAAAAACAATGGAACTCCcatataataataagaaaaataaataaaatgacttcgAAAAAGTCTTCAATCATTTATTGGAATGGAGGTGCAATAAACTGGGTGTAgactttatttgaaataaattttgtgtTCATCAAATATTCTGTGTAAGAGGCTGACACtggtcatgattttttttttttggcaccttAAGACAATGGAAACTAACGAAGTACAATTACTTTGTTTCTATGTTGTTCTGTGATTTTACTAAGGAGATTTatacttttcaatttttattacaCTACATTTTATAgcacatatacaatacaatacaatacagtttatttttgtatagcccaaaatcacacaggaagtgccacaatgggcctacagcccccagccttgactctgagaagacaaggaaaattcccaataaaaaccttgtagggaaaaatggaagaaacctcgggaaaggcagttcaaagagagacccctttccaggtaggttgggcgtgcagtgggtgtcaaaagtacaTATCTTAGCCTTCTTAACTAGCATAGTTACATTTCTGcttgatatgacataattagacGTATTTTTTTACAATCACATGAGTAGgcatgaaaggacccctttctCTTTGTGTAggaccataggcaggcaaacaacttttaTGGGAATTGCCACATTTGGATACCGAGTGAGAGAGTTagtttcaaatataattatcatgttcaCTAATGACTAATCTGTAGTCAGCAATCAAGTCTAATGTGAATATAATAATTGTTCATTTCTGCCTTCACATGAGTAGGCCGTTCTTTGTGACCTCTTTAAACCAGTAAAACACTTAAGTGAATCAAgtctaatgtaatataataattgTTCACGCCTTCCATCTTAAGACACAGATGAGGAGGAGATACActtaaaacaaatgagaaaacaaatGAGCTTGTGAAAAGATGCGatcgcatatatatatatctcaattcatatatatatatatatatatatatacatatatatataagtgtgtgtgtgtgtgtatatatatatatatatatatcatatatatatatcatatatatatatatatatatatatatatatatatatatatatatatatatatatatatatatatatatatatatatatatacagtgcatccgagaAAGTACATATcatagcacatcactttttccacattttgttatgttacagccttattccaaaatggattaaattcattttttcctcagaattctacacacaacaccccataatgacaacgtgaaaaaa
This window encodes:
- the LOC120521031 gene encoding zona pellucida sperm-binding protein 4-like; this encodes MARLDCWCLFWMVVCWTGVQFVFAASGDVTNKCDGDKTMTLSFAGSPTVYLQKTSGGLVKVTNNLPGVVLRVMAGRPTLTVPFSSPYGYASEKGSQYVVTVAVGSQSNLKTFTCPKPARRSGSVAERCVVAAGEKLPCGGSSSITQADCEANNCCYDFGSSTSPCYYANDVTVQCTLDGQFVVVVSENVTLPPLDLGSIQLVDSSSPSCSPVTSLSSFVMYQFPVSACGSTVQLAGGNVTYQNTMSAAITVRTGPEGSITRDSVYKLFFQCTYSGSQDVQVEAEVYTVAPPLPVVEQGPFDLELVIATDSSYGSYYVDADYPVTKTLRDPVAVEVHIVNRTDPNLVLTLGDCWVTPGPSASSQPQWSLLVNGCPYSGDNYLTSLVTVDSTSGVANPSHYKRFVFEMFAFLDPVAQQALAEKIFIYCVAAACYPSATDPCTESCPARRSGRAADKLVQIAAFRKNVLLHSGPVLFEADQVPTSRLEQKASFPTGYLVLGAAAAMLMVVLILAVVVVRRLNSQKVNLKF